The following are from one region of the Paraglaciecola sp. L1A13 genome:
- a CDS encoding ferric reductase-like transmembrane domain-containing protein codes for MIVKTWQVISSIVLITTISVLLQIPNETWGTAATASLVLGASALACMATSCTLSSRWSFVEKLFGGLDQLYQTHKWLGIWALVFAVYHFVFKANLDSWDASPILELPKYWARLARQLSIVALGFIVLLALNRNIPYHVWRWWHKLSGPFFLIVILHWLSFKSPITLDSSAGIWLALICAIGVMAAFYKLVLYPLLASGGEYKVVAVSHGNKAVHLELAPVNRSFAFEAGQFGFLALKEAGLREPHPFTIASAPTNTGNIHFVIRALGDYTHRLSEQVKVGMVADVYAPHGHFKRMPDAQTEIWIGAGIGISPFISWLEDKSIGHFESETLVYCFEPSRAFPSVERIKEMAADSGVRFVPNPSDGDALAETIRRVATEVSPQQVQISFCGPKGLLKHVEELMKANNIPVKNIRYEFFEFR; via the coding sequence ATGATAGTAAAAACTTGGCAGGTTATCAGCAGCATAGTGCTTATTACTACCATCAGTGTTTTGCTACAGATCCCTAATGAAACTTGGGGTACAGCAGCAACGGCCAGTCTTGTATTAGGTGCGTCAGCTTTAGCATGCATGGCGACGTCTTGCACTCTATCTAGCCGCTGGAGTTTTGTTGAAAAATTATTTGGCGGCTTGGATCAGCTCTACCAAACCCATAAATGGCTCGGCATATGGGCCCTTGTCTTCGCTGTTTATCATTTCGTTTTTAAAGCTAATCTGGATTCTTGGGATGCGTCGCCAATTCTAGAGCTTCCCAAATACTGGGCGCGGCTAGCACGTCAACTCAGTATCGTGGCATTAGGTTTTATTGTGCTGCTAGCGTTAAACCGTAATATCCCTTATCACGTCTGGCGTTGGTGGCATAAGCTCTCAGGTCCGTTTTTTCTCATTGTTATATTACATTGGCTGAGCTTTAAATCCCCCATCACCCTCGATAGCTCAGCTGGTATCTGGCTAGCGCTGATCTGTGCGATTGGCGTAATGGCGGCGTTTTACAAGCTGGTGTTATACCCTCTTCTCGCCTCGGGTGGCGAATATAAGGTGGTCGCCGTGTCACATGGCAATAAAGCGGTACACTTAGAACTTGCGCCCGTTAATCGTAGTTTTGCATTTGAGGCCGGTCAGTTCGGGTTTCTAGCCCTCAAAGAAGCCGGCTTACGAGAGCCCCATCCATTTACTATCGCCAGTGCGCCGACTAACACGGGCAATATTCATTTTGTCATCCGAGCATTGGGTGACTACACGCACAGATTAAGCGAACAAGTTAAAGTCGGCATGGTGGCCGATGTCTATGCTCCCCACGGCCACTTTAAGCGCATGCCTGATGCACAAACAGAGATCTGGATTGGTGCAGGAATTGGCATATCACCTTTTATTTCATGGTTGGAGGATAAAAGCATCGGGCACTTTGAGTCCGAGACCTTAGTGTATTGCTTTGAGCCGTCTCGGGCTTTCCCTAGCGTTGAACGTATTAAAGAGATGGCCGCCGATTCGGGCGTACGGTTCGTACCGAATCCAAGTGATGGCGACGCGTTAGCAGAGACGATCCGCCGCGTGGCCACTGAAGTCAGTCCACAACAGGTTCAAATCAGTTTCTGTGGTCCAAAAGGGTTATTGAAGCACGTTGAAGAATTGATGAAAGCAAATAATATTCCTGTAAAAAACATCCGTTACGAATTTTTTGAATTCCGTTAA
- the recQ gene encoding DNA helicase RecQ encodes MIDQASKILKEVFGFNEFRQSQKAIIGNVLNKQNTLAIMPTGGGKSLCYQIPALLFDGLTVVISPLISLMQDQVRQLQALNIPACVLNSSLSKQEYQDNLQAIGEQRCKLVFLAPETALQTNVIALLKSVPLACIAIDEAHCISEWGHDFRPEYRQLNLLLEQFPSAVCVALTATATPRVRADIKRQLHIPDNSEFIASFDRPNLYLEVLPKDNPYQQCTSFIKLHPDQSGIIYCLSRKQVDELSGKLSADGYSVAAYHAGLSSARRNDAQERFIRDDVHIVVATIAFGMGINKPDVRYVLHYDLPKNIEGYYQQIGRAGRDGLSADCLLLFGYGDTGKIRYFIDQISDEQERRIATGHLNQMLALAETDTCRRLPLLQYFAETPQSENCAKCDNCCNESKQKSDLTVAAQKFLSCVYRTGERFGASHIIDVLRGSNAEKILQNQHNLLSTYNIGNEYSKKQWMVLSRQLLQKGLLSQDEQFGGLRLTKQAADVLKGNAPFFALLQQATVSSKTSTTSAQPGDAALVQILKTERKRLADADNIPPYAVFADRTLSEMAYYFPRSSQSLLKIHGVGQAKLDKYGEIFLQLISDYCQQNNLQEVSNDQAPSKAPSKATKSSSQSSQKTSAKTLEIINAFQDGNDIEALATLHKVKANTINKHLYDYVQAGECLNEPERLLLATKLSKTEIDQALNAFKQHGAERLKPVFDALNTQINYQQLHLLRVYFVQHKGA; translated from the coding sequence GTGATCGACCAAGCCAGTAAAATCCTTAAAGAAGTGTTTGGTTTTAACGAGTTTCGCCAGTCGCAAAAAGCGATTATCGGCAACGTACTCAACAAGCAAAATACTCTGGCGATCATGCCTACCGGCGGCGGTAAATCGTTGTGTTATCAAATTCCGGCTTTATTGTTTGATGGCCTGACAGTGGTTATTTCCCCCCTCATTTCACTGATGCAAGATCAAGTGCGCCAACTCCAAGCACTCAATATTCCAGCTTGTGTATTAAATAGCTCCCTTTCAAAACAGGAATATCAAGACAACCTGCAGGCTATTGGCGAGCAACGTTGTAAATTGGTATTTTTAGCACCAGAAACGGCTTTGCAAACCAATGTTATTGCGCTATTAAAAAGCGTCCCACTGGCCTGTATTGCCATTGATGAGGCCCATTGTATTTCAGAATGGGGGCATGATTTTCGTCCTGAATATCGCCAACTGAATCTGTTACTTGAGCAGTTCCCCAGTGCGGTGTGCGTTGCCCTGACTGCCACGGCTACCCCGCGGGTGCGAGCCGACATTAAGCGACAGCTTCATATTCCTGATAACAGCGAATTCATTGCCAGTTTTGACAGGCCAAATCTATATTTAGAGGTATTACCTAAAGACAATCCCTACCAGCAATGCACCAGTTTTATCAAGCTGCATCCAGATCAATCCGGCATTATTTACTGCCTGTCACGTAAGCAGGTTGATGAGCTGAGCGGCAAACTCAGCGCCGATGGTTACTCAGTGGCGGCCTATCATGCAGGGCTTAGCAGTGCTAGGCGAAATGATGCGCAAGAACGCTTTATTCGCGATGATGTGCATATTGTAGTGGCCACCATTGCTTTTGGTATGGGTATTAACAAACCTGATGTGCGCTATGTTTTGCATTACGATTTACCAAAAAATATTGAAGGTTATTATCAACAAATTGGCCGAGCCGGTCGCGATGGCTTATCTGCCGATTGTCTTTTGCTCTTTGGTTATGGAGATACCGGGAAAATACGCTATTTTATCGACCAGATTTCCGACGAACAGGAAAGACGGATTGCCACCGGGCACCTAAATCAAATGCTGGCACTGGCTGAAACAGACACTTGCCGTAGATTGCCATTACTGCAGTATTTTGCCGAAACACCGCAAAGTGAAAATTGTGCAAAGTGCGATAATTGCTGTAATGAGAGCAAGCAAAAAAGTGATTTAACGGTTGCAGCACAAAAATTTCTTTCTTGTGTGTATCGTACCGGTGAGCGCTTTGGTGCCAGCCATATTATTGATGTATTACGAGGCTCAAACGCTGAAAAAATACTGCAAAACCAGCACAACTTGCTTTCAACTTACAACATTGGCAACGAGTACAGCAAAAAGCAGTGGATGGTGCTATCGCGCCAGCTATTGCAAAAGGGGTTATTGAGTCAAGATGAACAATTCGGCGGGCTGCGCCTGACCAAACAAGCAGCTGACGTACTCAAAGGCAATGCCCCCTTCTTCGCCCTGCTACAACAAGCAACCGTTAGCAGTAAAACCAGTACCACCTCGGCGCAACCAGGCGACGCAGCGCTAGTACAAATACTTAAAACAGAGCGAAAACGCTTAGCTGATGCCGACAATATTCCACCTTATGCTGTGTTCGCTGATCGCACGTTAAGCGAAATGGCTTACTACTTTCCTCGCTCATCACAGAGTTTATTGAAAATTCACGGAGTCGGTCAGGCTAAATTAGACAAATACGGTGAGATATTTTTGCAGCTTATCAGTGATTATTGCCAGCAAAATAATTTACAAGAAGTTAGTAACGACCAAGCCCCCAGTAAAGCCCCCAGTAAAGCCACCAAATCAAGCAGCCAAAGCTCACAAAAAACCAGTGCCAAAACCCTTGAAATTATCAACGCCTTTCAAGACGGTAACGATATCGAAGCGCTTGCCACTTTGCACAAGGTTAAAGCTAACACCATCAATAAGCACTTGTATGACTATGTGCAAGCAGGTGAATGTCTTAATGAACCCGAGCGACTGCTTTTGGCAACCAAGCTAAGTAAAACTGAAATCGACCAAGCCCTCAACGCGTTTAAGCAACACGGAGCAGAGCGTTTAAAGCCCGTGTTCGATGCGCTTAATACACAAATAAATTACCAGCAATTACACTTATTAAGGGTGTATTTTGTGCAACATAAAGGCGCTTGA
- a CDS encoding cache domain-containing protein: MAKNQMENNSTLPRKPKFLRIWLLALIGIFSIVAFGYYQYRLQQENFANTNYFRVLSEAASQLDNNLAQLISLYEWGESEANIRAILPSYKSAKLTSQQSKSCKPTDETGAQTNLFYYQFDGQNFLVKPKGIDDVKEPEIEKKVNKYIACASVASNDILPVPKAGFSLYLFVNQSNKVIASRGEQSALSIINVNHISRLIAEKQNLSWKDLASDNQQSSTVEGQKLPGFNHFLDLQLTAGEYRIFIYPYKLSNTDKLIGDISKPLYVLGVLPKPMLKAEQSQRWNLSLLSITLLLLIFAWVMSRLFMLSNNQAVGDIFYYLTMVCSYLLFVMVISLLFAYGEKTTEQSYKKTQAKQLLTSINSGFNREMSEIVDELKKYRRFYRNLLEALPENLPGNTVQQTETAERTALASLLLHCDNYQTPDAIKEKTKWSYSTLTDVYQTVDRPTDCDLESVITNKKRLNQINFFAPGLQFIPSEKDDEKYAQWFNAEKGITQQTKILNIVLLDKDGSDTMPMFFFNENNKKPTSFQLAQRQYFRNVRDLKGWQAKFGDLSKSAGKQSPPDIKNFYIQRLLNLNNGTRGSTIGMPLYDDPQENGEGYVMVADITLPSLTMTEFNQPNKLLDMTYMVVDRDSGQVLFHLDEDRTLVENLFSFGQGSEKITHRIRAGLGKKGDWVEGFYHGVAGTFSYQKMPIEQWALVIFMPSDSLDIFMTNLFLLNSITMAVILLFISLCIVIMRHFFDTGLIKLKWSIPLVIERRKIMLFSSIYIASIYLGFWLDNALNRSNGIEPPYVYWLTVLAAVACLAWGYFEYQKYYRKSRQAQRQPINSKRGAFVLTICYIFTGALCTFYLQQVGMSSSLSLNWYYTQKLYPARLNQERQELHTSALNRYPNSISRFHVAPLSLMPISDEWEETLTSKATDTPYLQPKDVRHFGKLVNTSDMKSWVIRYLGFKEDKKQTGENEETEETEETEELKLARTADLNGYLFIMVVSFLILCFIWVRFNKLILAVRLFGPPEFLRHLNQIVNRPYKIDDYYPNKALVLDLNTVPTAGYNIALLLQQWQNKAKHLPVLFGNFFTLCPSLVEIAGQDNPFPNMKISLERSKEGIALTLWDIEMTLELPIQRKLLLRFINHLKSLEIAGHLASVTIISEFHSLQRLCLKDTLLNSQGQSAQQLEHGEYFSWAECLMDFSVLVPSDLKENLDLKFIQHEVDAFPMLEFLRSELNLPIANTWYKSFNLLRWIYLKDWQKTHKEWASINFILLKSEALYRFKWESCSAAEKLALFYLAQNKRVNPANLQMLEHLALNGLIKVKRGRVHIVNKSFAYFVQYAEDRETLHQLVAEGNLGRWQSYRLPVTLLIVMVIGTIALTSGNSLYMIVASAMGVLGTIGSLTNSANLIRSNLQK; encoded by the coding sequence ATGGCCAAAAATCAAATGGAAAACAATTCTACCCTCCCCCGTAAACCAAAATTTTTACGTATTTGGTTACTTGCTTTGATTGGCATTTTTTCGATTGTCGCCTTCGGTTATTATCAATACAGGCTGCAGCAAGAAAATTTTGCTAATACCAATTATTTTCGAGTGTTGTCTGAAGCCGCCTCACAACTAGATAATAACCTCGCCCAATTAATTAGCTTGTATGAATGGGGCGAAAGCGAAGCCAATATACGGGCCATTCTGCCCAGTTATAAAAGTGCAAAGCTGACAAGCCAGCAAAGCAAAAGCTGTAAACCAACGGATGAAACTGGCGCACAAACCAATCTGTTTTATTACCAATTCGACGGGCAAAATTTTTTAGTTAAGCCAAAAGGAATTGACGATGTCAAAGAACCGGAAATAGAAAAGAAGGTAAATAAGTACATCGCCTGCGCAAGTGTTGCCAGCAATGACATTCTGCCCGTCCCCAAAGCGGGCTTTAGTCTCTATTTATTCGTTAATCAATCTAATAAAGTTATCGCGAGTCGCGGCGAACAATCGGCTCTTTCAATCATTAACGTTAACCATATAAGTCGACTTATTGCCGAAAAACAAAATCTCAGTTGGAAAGATCTTGCATCCGACAACCAGCAATCTTCCACCGTTGAAGGGCAAAAACTACCTGGTTTCAATCATTTTTTAGATTTGCAACTCACAGCAGGTGAGTACCGCATCTTCATTTATCCCTACAAACTGAGCAATACAGACAAACTCATCGGTGATATATCAAAACCTCTTTACGTATTGGGTGTACTGCCCAAACCCATGCTTAAAGCAGAGCAAAGCCAGCGCTGGAATTTGAGTTTGCTATCTATCACTTTGCTGCTCTTGATCTTTGCTTGGGTCATGTCACGTCTGTTTATGTTATCCAACAATCAAGCTGTGGGAGATATCTTTTATTACTTAACAATGGTCTGCAGTTATCTTCTTTTTGTAATGGTTATTTCACTGTTGTTCGCTTATGGGGAAAAAACCACCGAACAGAGCTATAAAAAAACGCAAGCAAAGCAACTACTGACAAGTATCAATTCTGGATTTAATCGAGAAATGAGTGAGATAGTTGATGAGCTCAAAAAATACCGTAGATTTTATCGCAATTTGCTTGAAGCTCTGCCAGAAAACTTACCTGGAAACACTGTTCAGCAAACAGAAACAGCAGAACGTACAGCACTCGCTTCACTTCTATTACACTGTGACAATTATCAAACGCCCGATGCAATTAAAGAAAAAACAAAGTGGAGTTACAGCACGCTAACAGATGTCTATCAAACTGTGGATAGGCCCACTGACTGTGATCTCGAATCGGTTATTACAAACAAAAAACGATTGAATCAGATAAACTTTTTTGCCCCCGGCCTGCAGTTTATTCCTAGCGAAAAAGATGATGAAAAATATGCCCAGTGGTTTAACGCTGAAAAAGGGATCACCCAACAGACTAAAATTTTGAATATTGTGCTTTTGGATAAAGACGGTAGCGATACTATGCCGATGTTTTTTTTCAACGAAAATAATAAAAAACCGACCAGCTTCCAACTTGCACAGAGGCAATATTTTAGAAATGTCCGTGACCTAAAAGGCTGGCAAGCGAAGTTCGGTGACCTATCTAAGTCGGCAGGTAAGCAAAGTCCACCGGATATAAAAAACTTCTATATACAGCGCCTGCTGAATCTTAATAACGGAACACGTGGCAGCACAATAGGTATGCCCCTTTACGACGACCCTCAAGAAAACGGCGAAGGCTATGTCATGGTGGCCGACATCACCCTTCCATCCCTAACGATGACTGAATTTAATCAGCCTAATAAATTATTAGACATGACATATATGGTCGTCGATCGAGACTCTGGTCAGGTTTTATTTCATTTAGACGAAGATCGCACCTTAGTGGAAAATTTATTTAGTTTTGGTCAAGGAAGCGAGAAAATCACGCACCGTATACGCGCGGGTTTGGGAAAAAAAGGAGATTGGGTCGAAGGGTTTTATCATGGAGTAGCCGGTACTTTTAGTTATCAAAAAATGCCCATCGAGCAATGGGCATTGGTGATATTTATGCCAAGTGACAGTCTTGATATTTTTATGACCAATCTATTTCTGCTAAACAGCATCACCATGGCCGTAATATTATTATTTATTTCGCTGTGCATAGTCATAATGCGACACTTTTTTGATACTGGTTTAATCAAATTAAAATGGTCAATTCCATTGGTTATTGAACGGCGCAAAATCATGTTGTTTAGTTCAATTTATATTGCCAGCATCTATCTTGGTTTTTGGCTCGACAATGCTCTTAACCGCTCAAATGGAATAGAACCACCTTATGTGTATTGGCTTACAGTACTGGCTGCCGTCGCATGTTTGGCTTGGGGATATTTCGAATATCAGAAATACTATCGCAAGTCACGCCAGGCGCAGCGTCAGCCAATAAACAGCAAAAGGGGCGCATTCGTATTAACCATTTGTTATATTTTTACGGGCGCTTTATGCACTTTTTACCTGCAACAGGTCGGCATGTCTTCGTCGTTAAGTTTGAATTGGTACTACACCCAGAAGTTATATCCCGCTAGATTAAATCAAGAACGTCAGGAATTACATACCAGTGCACTTAACCGGTATCCTAATTCGATCAGCCGATTTCATGTGGCCCCCTTGAGTCTTATGCCCATCTCTGATGAGTGGGAAGAAACCTTAACGTCAAAGGCAACTGACACCCCGTATTTGCAACCTAAAGACGTTCGCCACTTTGGCAAGCTTGTTAATACATCAGATATGAAAAGCTGGGTAATCCGTTATTTAGGTTTTAAAGAAGATAAAAAGCAAACAGGAGAGAATGAAGAAACCGAAGAAACCGAAGAAACCGAAGAATTGAAACTTGCGCGCACTGCAGATCTGAACGGGTATTTATTTATTATGGTTGTCAGTTTTTTAATACTTTGTTTTATCTGGGTACGTTTTAATAAACTCATTTTGGCCGTGCGCTTATTCGGGCCACCGGAGTTTTTGCGCCATCTCAATCAAATTGTTAACCGCCCCTATAAAATAGATGACTATTATCCGAATAAGGCATTAGTGCTCGACTTGAATACTGTTCCGACTGCCGGTTACAACATTGCTCTGTTATTACAGCAATGGCAAAACAAGGCAAAACATTTACCCGTATTATTTGGTAATTTTTTCACTCTTTGTCCGTCGTTAGTGGAGATTGCCGGACAAGATAATCCTTTTCCCAATATGAAAATATCCTTAGAAAGAAGCAAAGAAGGAATAGCATTAACGCTATGGGATATAGAAATGACTTTAGAGCTGCCCATACAAAGAAAACTACTGCTACGTTTTATTAATCATTTAAAATCGCTAGAAATTGCAGGGCACCTTGCCAGCGTCACTATTATCAGTGAATTCCATAGCCTGCAACGTTTGTGTTTAAAAGATACGCTGCTAAATTCTCAAGGACAAAGCGCCCAACAACTTGAACACGGGGAATATTTCTCGTGGGCTGAATGTCTCATGGATTTCTCGGTTTTAGTCCCCTCGGACCTTAAAGAAAATCTAGATTTAAAATTTATTCAACATGAAGTGGATGCATTTCCAATGTTGGAATTTCTTCGTTCTGAATTAAACTTACCCATCGCTAACACATGGTATAAGTCGTTTAATTTATTGCGTTGGATATACCTCAAAGATTGGCAAAAAACCCACAAAGAATGGGCATCAATTAACTTTATTTTACTTAAGTCTGAAGCTCTTTATCGTTTCAAGTGGGAATCCTGTTCAGCAGCAGAGAAGCTAGCACTATTCTATTTGGCCCAAAACAAACGAGTAAATCCCGCTAATCTGCAAATGTTAGAACATTTGGCTTTGAATGGGCTCATAAAAGTTAAACGAGGCAGGGTACATATCGTCAATAAAAGTTTTGCTTATTTTGTTCAGTATGCCGAAGACAGAGAAACCCTTCACCAACTGGTCGCGGAGGGTAACCTGGGCCGGTGGCAGAGTTATAGACTACCCGTGACGTTACTGATTGTGATGGTTATTGGCACAATTGCTCTGACATCGGGTAACTCTTTGTATATGATCGTGGCATCAGCAATGGGTGTTTTGGGTACTATAGGCAGCTTAACCAATAGCGCTAATTTGATCCGCAGTAATCTGCAAAAATGA
- a CDS encoding MBL fold metallo-hydrolase codes for MTIDFIDVQAPEAGQWQQVSPGILWIRMPLPFELDHINLYLIEDNDPVTNEKGYALIDTGFGVNKTQELWDSLLNQLDVPLTKIIVTHMHPDHIGMAGYLVDKYRAPLYMSHSEYFVGRAMSAGSRGASDWQDDEYLVRCGMSSEYVATASENRKTNKGVGQVIRPIPLHHERLQEGDNLTIGGHQWQVLIGRGHSPEHVCLFNPTTNVLISGDHVLPIITPNIGVYSTEPNANSLKMYLDTLPQFKNLPQNALVLPSHKQPFVGLHKRVDELIEHHHEHLANLKSFCAQGKTIKECLPVLFKRELNEHNMFFAIAEALAHLNYLYFEDEVSRDINEDGHYVFTLACEH; via the coding sequence ATGACAATTGATTTTATTGATGTGCAAGCACCTGAAGCTGGTCAATGGCAGCAAGTATCACCGGGTATTCTGTGGATACGCATGCCGTTGCCGTTTGAGCTGGATCATATCAACTTATATTTGATTGAAGATAATGACCCTGTCACCAATGAAAAAGGTTACGCGCTTATCGATACCGGATTTGGGGTAAACAAAACGCAAGAGTTATGGGATAGCCTACTAAATCAATTAGATGTGCCTTTAACCAAAATAATCGTCACCCACATGCATCCTGATCACATAGGTATGGCTGGTTATTTAGTCGATAAATATCGTGCGCCATTGTATATGAGTCATTCTGAATACTTTGTTGGCAGAGCTATGAGTGCAGGCAGCAGAGGTGCATCAGACTGGCAAGACGATGAATACCTTGTGCGCTGTGGTATGTCATCAGAGTACGTGGCAACCGCCAGTGAAAACCGCAAAACGAATAAAGGGGTAGGGCAAGTTATTCGGCCAATTCCTTTGCATCATGAACGTTTGCAAGAAGGCGATAATCTGACCATTGGTGGCCATCAGTGGCAGGTGTTGATTGGCAGAGGACACTCGCCAGAACATGTTTGCTTGTTTAACCCCACAACAAACGTATTGATATCAGGGGATCATGTGTTACCCATCATCACCCCGAATATAGGGGTGTACAGTACCGAGCCAAATGCTAACTCTCTGAAAATGTACTTAGACACTTTACCGCAGTTTAAAAACCTTCCACAGAACGCGCTGGTATTACCCTCTCATAAACAACCATTTGTTGGGTTACATAAGCGGGTTGATGAATTGATTGAGCATCATCATGAGCATCTTGCCAACCTAAAATCGTTTTGCGCACAAGGTAAAACTATCAAAGAATGCTTACCTGTATTGTTTAAACGGGAGTTAAACGAACACAATATGTTCTTCGCCATTGCCGAAGCGCTTGCGCACCTGAACTATCTGTATTTTGAGGATGAAGTAAGCCGAGATATCAACGAAGACGGGCACTATGTTTTTACTCTAGCCTGTGAGCATTGA
- a CDS encoding ZIP family metal transporter, protein MTTLAWIIVSSLLMSSIALVGSVTLLLKPSTLKKLLLPLVAFAAGSLLGGAFLHMIPAALKANLSIGKIGLLIISGFTAFFILEQFLHWRHTHQIPSQQDGHKEPLTYLILFGDGLHNFLGGMAIAGTFLIDIRLGIASWLAAAAHEVPQELGDFAVLADGGWSNRSALFFNFLSGLTFLLGGLIAYFLSFKIDVSWLIPFAAGNFIYIGASDLIPKVNNDTTHNVKDRAVTLAAFVSGIVLLYLAIP, encoded by the coding sequence ATGACGACATTGGCTTGGATAATTGTCAGCAGTTTATTGATGAGCTCAATAGCACTGGTGGGTAGTGTAACACTGCTATTGAAGCCATCGACCCTTAAAAAATTGCTATTACCTTTGGTTGCCTTCGCTGCGGGTTCGCTTCTAGGAGGGGCATTTTTGCATATGATCCCTGCTGCGCTTAAAGCTAATCTGAGTATAGGGAAGATTGGATTATTAATTATCAGTGGGTTTACTGCTTTTTTCATTCTTGAGCAATTTTTGCATTGGCGTCACACCCATCAAATACCCAGTCAGCAAGATGGACACAAAGAACCTTTGACCTACTTAATTTTATTTGGCGATGGGCTGCATAATTTTTTGGGTGGCATGGCAATAGCCGGTACCTTTTTAATCGATATCCGTTTAGGTATTGCCAGTTGGCTCGCAGCCGCAGCACATGAAGTGCCACAAGAGTTAGGAGATTTCGCTGTACTTGCTGATGGTGGCTGGTCCAATCGTTCAGCATTGTTTTTCAATTTTCTATCTGGGCTGACGTTTTTACTGGGTGGATTAATCGCTTATTTTTTATCTTTTAAAATAGATGTTTCTTGGCTTATTCCCTTTGCCGCAGGTAATTTTATTTACATCGGTGCGTCAGATTTAATCCCCAAAGTAAACAATGATACAACTCACAATGTAAAAGATAGAGCGGTGACCTTAGCGGCGTTTGTATCCGGTATCGTTCTCTTGTACTTGGCGATACCCTAA
- a CDS encoding alkaline phosphatase PhoX translates to MISRRQFTLGASALAFGGLTASYFGKVNAASLAKNTHGFGPLVADPQNILDLPDGFDYQVISQLGDEMADGLTVPDRADGMGCFALDEERVVLIRNHELHPRDLIKAESSIKQHKSQLAYDQNSDGVALPGGTSKMVYNLKTQTLEEQFLTLVGTVRNCAGGVTPWNSWLTCEESVLKAGTGVSKSHGYIFEVPASAQGLIKPQPLTAMGRFNHEAAAVDPRTGIVYLTEDRGDSLFYRFIPHQPGKLALGGQLQALVIKGTKGYDTRNWVADHMPVQEWVDAQWINLDSPESPEDDLRDRGFKDGAALFARGEGIHWGDNELYFCCTNGGAKQLGQIMRYKPSSFEGQPEEASSSGKLQLFLQSEDESLYNFGDNLTVTPYGHLLVCEDQYTDVVNNHLRGVTPQGEAYNFARLNMQTELAGACFSPDGSVLFVNLYSPTRTLAIRGPWDTFAG, encoded by the coding sequence ATGATTTCTAGAAGACAGTTTACTTTGGGCGCAAGTGCGTTAGCGTTTGGTGGTCTTACGGCGAGTTATTTTGGCAAAGTAAATGCAGCTTCTTTAGCTAAAAATACTCATGGGTTTGGTCCTCTTGTCGCCGATCCTCAGAATATTTTGGATTTGCCCGATGGGTTTGATTATCAGGTTATTTCACAATTGGGTGATGAAATGGCGGATGGTCTTACCGTACCAGATAGAGCTGATGGCATGGGTTGTTTCGCGTTAGACGAGGAGCGTGTTGTGCTTATTCGTAATCATGAGTTGCACCCAAGGGACTTAATCAAGGCTGAGTCGAGTATTAAACAACATAAGAGTCAGTTAGCTTACGACCAAAACAGTGATGGTGTGGCCTTACCTGGGGGAACCAGTAAGATGGTTTACAACCTGAAAACCCAAACGTTGGAAGAGCAGTTTTTGACCTTAGTTGGCACAGTGCGAAATTGTGCCGGTGGCGTGACGCCGTGGAATAGTTGGTTGACCTGTGAAGAGTCGGTACTTAAAGCGGGTACTGGTGTATCGAAATCCCATGGTTATATTTTTGAAGTGCCAGCCTCTGCTCAAGGGTTAATCAAACCACAACCCTTAACCGCCATGGGGCGCTTTAATCATGAAGCGGCAGCGGTAGACCCACGAACGGGGATTGTGTACTTAACGGAAGACCGTGGCGACAGCTTGTTTTATCGCTTCATTCCTCATCAACCAGGGAAATTAGCCCTAGGCGGTCAACTACAGGCCTTAGTGATTAAAGGCACTAAAGGTTATGACACACGTAATTGGGTAGCGGATCACATGCCGGTACAAGAGTGGGTGGATGCCCAGTGGATAAACCTAGATAGCCCTGAAAGCCCTGAAGATGACCTGCGTGATCGCGGTTTTAAAGACGGGGCAGCATTATTCGCTCGGGGTGAGGGGATCCATTGGGGTGACAATGAATTGTATTTTTGTTGTACCAATGGCGGTGCAAAGCAACTCGGGCAAATTATGCGCTATAAGCCGTCTTCTTTTGAAGGGCAACCAGAAGAAGCGAGTTCATCTGGAAAGCTACAATTGTTTTTACAAAGTGAAGATGAATCCCTGTACAACTTTGGTGATAACTTAACGGTTACGCCTTACGGTCATCTTTTAGTGTGTGAAGACCAGTACACCGACGTGGTTAATAATCATTTGCGCGGAGTTACCCCGCAAGGTGAAGCTTATAATTTTGCGCGTTTGAATATGCAAACGGAATTGGCTGGTGC